One stretch of Caldinitratiruptor microaerophilus DNA includes these proteins:
- the thiD gene encoding bifunctional hydroxymethylpyrimidine kinase/phosphomethylpyrimidine kinase yields MGMARALTIAGSDSGGGAGIEADLKTFAALGVYGTAAITGVTAQNTLGVQAVELVSPEMVEKQIDSVLSDIGTDAAKTGMLGSAGIVRAAARALRRWRVERLVVDPVMVAKGGEPLLEPEARQAVVDEILPLALVVTPNLPEAAALAGRPVRSRADMEEAARRIHALGPRWVVVKGGHLAEGRAVDLVYDGQGFFELDGERIDTRHTHGTGCTFSATIAAGLARGLDVPAALQRAKKVISWAIAHAPGIGGGHGPTNHFFAHLADA; encoded by the coding sequence ATGGGCATGGCACGGGCGCTCACCATCGCCGGTTCGGACAGCGGCGGCGGGGCCGGGATCGAGGCCGACCTGAAGACCTTCGCCGCGCTGGGCGTGTACGGCACGGCCGCGATCACGGGGGTGACGGCCCAGAACACCCTCGGGGTGCAGGCCGTGGAGCTGGTCTCGCCGGAGATGGTGGAGAAGCAGATCGACTCCGTGCTGAGCGACATCGGCACGGACGCGGCGAAGACGGGCATGCTGGGAAGCGCCGGCATCGTGCGGGCCGCCGCGCGGGCGCTCAGGCGCTGGCGGGTGGAGCGGCTCGTCGTGGACCCGGTGATGGTCGCCAAGGGGGGCGAGCCCCTGCTGGAGCCGGAGGCCCGGCAGGCGGTGGTCGACGAGATCCTGCCCCTGGCGCTGGTCGTCACCCCCAACCTGCCGGAGGCGGCGGCGCTCGCCGGCCGGCCGGTCCGCAGCCGGGCGGACATGGAGGAGGCCGCCCGCCGCATCCACGCGCTGGGGCCCCGCTGGGTGGTCGTCAAGGGAGGGCACCTGGCAGAGGGCAGGGCGGTCGACCTGGTCTACGACGGCCAGGGCTTCTTCGAGCTGGACGGCGAACGGATCGACACCCGGCACACGCACGGGACGGGCTGCACGTTCTCGGCGACCATCGCCGCCGGGCTGGCGCGCGGCCTCGACGTGCCGGCGGCGCTCCAGCGGGCCAAGAAGGTCATCTCCTGGGCCATCGCGCACGCGCCCGGCATCGGCGGGGGGCACGGGCCCACCAACCACTTCTTCGCCCACCTGGCGGACGCCTGA
- a CDS encoding DEAD/DEAH box helicase: METVAYLAPPPPPPPLYPFQEEGVRFLVERPAALLCDEMGLGKSIQAICAARRLFAVGKVRRALVLCPKTLLWDWWRKVRRWAPELICCPVYGPPSRRIWYWQWPKNQIFLCGYETWRVDSALPDARAFDLVILDEIQRIKNPATQLARAVAGLRSPIRWGLSGTPLENRLEELLAVFSFLLAGAVPGPSWRTAPSPAEAREALAPFMLRRRKAEVLAYLPPKLRRDVWVDLHPAQRAAYEAALAAARGELPGPAGGGGGAVLGLLTRLKEICNLDPATGASSKVDYILRDLPDILARGEKVLVFSQFPEKSLLPLLPRFEPFGAALFSGELSQWQRDELLRRFEEDHWPRVLLMSLKAGGVGLTLTRANHVYHLDHWWNPAAAEQAEDRVHRIGQHRTVFVTGLLARDTIEERIAGLVEQKRRLLSAILDGEGPAAGPRARGAASFTAGAVQDEVLSLVR, from the coding sequence ATGGAGACGGTGGCCTACCTCGCCCCGCCACCGCCGCCGCCACCGCTGTACCCGTTCCAGGAGGAGGGCGTGCGCTTCCTGGTCGAGCGGCCGGCGGCGCTCCTGTGCGACGAGATGGGCCTGGGCAAGTCGATCCAGGCGATCTGCGCCGCAAGGCGCCTGTTCGCCGTGGGCAAGGTGCGCCGCGCCCTGGTCCTGTGCCCCAAGACGCTCCTCTGGGACTGGTGGCGCAAGGTGCGCCGCTGGGCGCCCGAACTGATCTGCTGTCCCGTGTACGGCCCGCCCTCCCGCCGGATCTGGTACTGGCAGTGGCCAAAGAACCAGATCTTCCTCTGCGGGTACGAGACGTGGCGGGTGGATTCCGCCCTGCCCGACGCCCGGGCGTTCGACCTCGTGATCCTCGACGAGATCCAGCGCATCAAGAACCCGGCCACCCAGCTCGCCCGGGCCGTGGCCGGGCTGCGGAGCCCGATCCGCTGGGGCCTCTCCGGCACCCCCCTGGAGAACCGGCTGGAGGAGCTGCTGGCCGTGTTCTCCTTCCTGCTCGCCGGGGCGGTGCCCGGGCCGTCCTGGCGGACCGCGCCGAGCCCCGCCGAGGCCCGGGAGGCGCTGGCGCCCTTCATGCTCCGCCGGCGCAAGGCCGAGGTGCTGGCATACCTGCCGCCCAAGCTGCGGCGGGACGTGTGGGTCGACCTGCACCCGGCCCAGCGGGCCGCCTACGAGGCTGCCCTCGCCGCCGCCCGGGGCGAACTGCCGGGGCCGGCCGGGGGCGGGGGCGGAGCCGTGCTCGGCCTGCTCACCCGGCTCAAGGAGATCTGCAACCTCGACCCCGCCACGGGGGCGAGCAGCAAGGTGGACTACATCCTGCGCGACCTACCCGACATCCTGGCGCGGGGCGAGAAGGTGCTCGTGTTCTCCCAGTTCCCCGAGAAGTCCCTGTTGCCCCTCCTGCCCCGCTTCGAGCCCTTCGGGGCGGCGCTCTTCAGCGGCGAGCTGTCGCAGTGGCAGCGGGACGAACTGCTGCGGCGCTTCGAGGAGGACCACTGGCCCCGGGTCCTCCTCATGTCGCTGAAGGCCGGCGGGGTGGGGCTCACCCTCACACGGGCGAACCACGTCTACCACCTCGACCACTGGTGGAACCCCGCCGCGGCCGAGCAGGCGGAGGACCGGGTGCACCGCATCGGCCAGCACCGGACGGTGTTCGTGACGGGGCTCCTGGCCCGGGACACCATCGAGGAGCGGATTGCCGGGCTGGTCGAGCAGAAGCGCCGGCTCCTGTCCGCCATCCTGGACGGGGAGGGGCCGGCGGCCGGTCCCCGGGCCCGGGGCGCCGCATCGTTCACCGCCGGGGCGGTGCAGGACGAGGTGCTCTCGCTCGTGCGCTGA
- a CDS encoding NAD(P)/FAD-dependent oxidoreductase, whose protein sequence is MPEAGRTRVVVAGGGYAGLSAFGELADRGPRLELLLVSATPYHYFVTEFPALVAGGVEEEGVRVSLRRFVAARGRLVVGSVDRVEPGPRRLVLAGGESLPYDYLILAVGGEAEFFRIPGAREHGLEVGNPAAARQLAARVAGLVEGGGPRRVVIAGGGLTGVEVAGELAERYPDRLQITVVEAAPALMPGFDPILAREAQRVLEEKGVRVRTGTKIVSVDPAHVHVEQGPALPYDLLVWAGGVRGSPVLARSGLPVTPRGRVKVDPLLRAEGFPEIYVAGDAASFTDPATGQELPPSAQLAVQMGRHAARNLLRRLAGRDEVPFQPRLLGAFATLGGREAVGYVGAGRFTGLPAVVIKRLIEAHHAVETGGLIPVLARYARPWARRLALRTLRPRPGLRPGGLEVAAGENGRIAPSPGEVSPA, encoded by the coding sequence GTGCCCGAAGCGGGGCGGACGCGCGTCGTGGTGGCCGGCGGCGGCTACGCCGGCCTGAGCGCCTTCGGCGAGCTGGCGGACCGGGGTCCGCGCCTCGAGCTCCTCCTGGTCAGCGCCACGCCCTACCATTACTTCGTCACGGAGTTCCCGGCGCTGGTGGCCGGCGGGGTCGAGGAGGAGGGCGTCCGCGTGTCCCTGCGGCGCTTCGTCGCCGCGCGGGGGCGGCTGGTCGTCGGGAGCGTCGACCGGGTGGAGCCCGGCCCACGCCGGCTCGTTCTCGCGGGCGGGGAGTCTCTCCCGTACGACTACCTCATCCTGGCCGTGGGGGGTGAAGCGGAGTTCTTCCGCATCCCGGGCGCCCGGGAGCACGGTCTCGAGGTCGGGAACCCGGCGGCCGCCCGGCAGCTGGCGGCCCGCGTCGCCGGGCTGGTGGAGGGCGGCGGGCCCCGGCGGGTGGTGATCGCCGGGGGTGGCCTCACCGGGGTGGAGGTGGCCGGCGAGCTGGCCGAGCGGTACCCGGACCGGCTGCAGATCACCGTCGTCGAGGCCGCCCCGGCCCTCATGCCCGGCTTCGACCCGATCCTCGCCCGGGAGGCGCAGCGGGTGCTGGAGGAGAAGGGCGTACGCGTCCGGACCGGGACGAAGATCGTCTCCGTCGACCCGGCGCACGTGCACGTGGAGCAAGGCCCCGCCCTCCCGTACGACCTCCTCGTCTGGGCGGGCGGGGTACGCGGAAGCCCCGTGCTGGCCCGATCGGGCCTGCCCGTCACCCCCCGGGGTCGCGTGAAGGTCGACCCGCTCCTGCGCGCCGAGGGGTTCCCCGAGATCTACGTGGCGGGCGACGCTGCATCGTTCACCGACCCGGCCACGGGGCAGGAGTTGCCCCCCTCCGCCCAGCTGGCCGTCCAGATGGGGCGCCACGCTGCCCGCAACCTGCTCCGGCGCCTGGCAGGCCGGGACGAGGTGCCGTTCCAGCCCCGCCTGCTTGGGGCCTTCGCCACCCTCGGCGGCCGGGAGGCGGTGGGTTACGTGGGCGCCGGGCGCTTCACCGGCCTGCCGGCGGTCGTGATCAAGCGGCTCATCGAGGCCCACCACGCGGTCGAGACCGGGGGCCTCATCCCGGTGCTCGCCCGATACGCCCGGCCGTGGGCGCGGCGGCTGGCGCTGCGCACGCTGCGGCCCCGGCCTGGCCTGCGGCCGGGGGGGCTGGAGGTGGCGGCCGGGGAGAACGGGCGGATTGCGCCGTCACCGGGCGAGGTCTCGCCCGCCTGA
- a CDS encoding tetratricopeptide repeat protein — protein MRRPSARSGSVARWAVLALALALFAGGCQGRRDPTPAAALGDPSLQGARAALEAYLQARRSLDWARVYELLSARARKAYRLEDLKAFFESYVAYGYREVGEPREEDPGWVRFPVRGVRWELEGAPPLEGREWWVTLRYEEGRWGVGLADPLVERAREAARRGDVATLGQVADTMLAIDPWSYRAHVQKAQALAFGGQREAAAVELDQAYRVVPEELRGEVLIQFGNLFRALGQPPLAARAYRDALASVDRYPDFYSASFAAAVRLSLAQVQILTGDLEGAAREAAVALVLDPGDVVGNLLAVDLAVLTEQVGPVAPAAP, from the coding sequence GTGCGGCGGCCGTCAGCCCGCTCCGGGAGTGTGGCGCGGTGGGCCGTCCTCGCGCTGGCGCTGGCCCTGTTCGCCGGAGGCTGCCAGGGGCGACGGGACCCGACCCCCGCGGCGGCTCTCGGGGACCCCTCGCTCCAGGGCGCCCGCGCGGCGCTGGAGGCCTACCTGCAGGCACGCCGTTCGCTCGACTGGGCGCGCGTGTACGAGCTGCTGAGCGCCCGGGCCAGGAAGGCATACCGCCTCGAGGACCTGAAGGCGTTCTTCGAATCGTACGTGGCCTACGGTTACCGCGAGGTGGGCGAGCCCCGGGAGGAAGACCCCGGCTGGGTGCGTTTCCCGGTGCGGGGGGTGCGCTGGGAGCTCGAGGGCGCGCCGCCGCTCGAGGGCCGGGAGTGGTGGGTGACGCTCCGCTACGAGGAGGGGCGCTGGGGGGTCGGTCTGGCCGATCCGCTGGTGGAGCGGGCCCGGGAAGCGGCCCGCCGGGGCGACGTGGCGACCCTCGGGCAGGTGGCCGACACCATGCTGGCCATCGACCCCTGGAGTTACCGAGCCCACGTGCAGAAGGCCCAGGCCCTGGCCTTCGGCGGGCAGCGCGAGGCGGCGGCCGTCGAGCTGGATCAGGCCTACCGGGTCGTGCCGGAGGAACTGCGGGGCGAAGTCCTGATTCAGTTCGGCAACCTCTTCCGGGCCCTGGGCCAGCCTCCCCTGGCCGCCCGGGCGTACCGTGACGCCCTGGCGAGCGTGGACCGCTACCCCGACTTCTACTCCGCGTCCTTCGCGGCGGCCGTCCGGCTGTCGCTCGCCCAGGTCCAGATCCTGACGGGCGACCTGGAGGGAGCGGCCCGCGAGGCGGCGGTGGCGCTGGTGCTCGACCCCGGCGACGTCGTGGGCAACCTCCTCGCCGTCGACCTCGCGGTCCTGACGGAGCAGGTGGGACCCGTGGCCCCGGCCGCGCCGTGA
- the thiM gene encoding hydroxyethylthiazole kinase: protein MNWGETAADLLVRVRRERPLIHHLTNLVVMNVTANATLAVGAAPVMAHAAEEVAEMARAARAVVLNIGTLDERWVDSMLRAGRAANDAGVPVVLDPVGAGATELRTRTAERLLRELRVAVLRGNAGEIGVLSGVGGRVQGVDSAGAAAGGAALARAAAQRLGVVAAVTGEVDHVSDGRRVAAVRNGHRLLTAVTGTGCMATAVVAAFVAVGSDPLVAAACALAYYGYAAEVAAARAAGPGSFQVSLFDALYGLTPAELAAGVRIDWVEGGAA, encoded by the coding sequence ATGAACTGGGGCGAGACCGCAGCCGACCTCCTGGTGCGGGTGCGCCGGGAGCGGCCGCTCATCCACCACCTCACCAACCTCGTGGTCATGAACGTCACCGCCAACGCGACCCTGGCGGTGGGCGCCGCGCCGGTCATGGCGCACGCCGCCGAAGAGGTGGCGGAGATGGCCCGGGCAGCCCGGGCGGTGGTGCTCAACATCGGCACGCTCGACGAGCGCTGGGTCGACTCCATGCTCCGCGCCGGACGGGCGGCGAACGACGCCGGGGTGCCGGTGGTGCTCGACCCGGTGGGCGCCGGCGCGACCGAGCTGCGCACCCGGACGGCCGAGCGGCTCCTCCGCGAGCTGCGGGTCGCCGTGCTGCGGGGCAACGCGGGGGAGATCGGCGTGCTGAGCGGCGTTGGAGGGCGGGTGCAGGGGGTCGACTCGGCCGGGGCCGCGGCGGGCGGCGCCGCACTGGCCCGGGCGGCGGCGCAGCGGCTCGGGGTGGTGGCGGCGGTGACCGGGGAGGTCGACCACGTGAGCGACGGCCGCCGGGTCGCCGCCGTGCGGAACGGGCACCGGCTCCTCACGGCGGTGACGGGGACGGGCTGCATGGCCACCGCCGTGGTCGCGGCGTTCGTCGCCGTGGGCAGCGACCCGCTGGTGGCCGCTGCCTGCGCCCTCGCCTACTACGGGTACGCGGCGGAGGTGGCCGCCGCCCGGGCGGCGGGCCCGGGCTCCTTCCAGGTCAGCCTCTTCGATGCGCTGTACGGCCTGACCCCGGCCGAGTTGGCGGCAGGCGTGCGGATCGACTGGGTCGAGGGGGGAGCCGCATGA
- a CDS encoding pyridoxal phosphate-dependent aminotransferase codes for MKPLARVAAEIPPQGVRVIFELAWKIPDAIHLEVGEPNFPTPAHIVEAAALAVRDDRWHHYTPNAGIWSLREAIAEKMRSRNGLEVTPEQVVVHAGAVEGIASILLALAEAGDEVLIPGLAWPNYEMFLRLQGATPVPYPLREENGFLPDPDEIARRITPRTKALFINTPGNPTGAVFPAELLRTLVDLCRRYDLYLVSDEVYEDIVFDAPHVSAARFDTDGRVITLSGFSKGYAMTGWRIGYTVSPPRIAEVITKIQEPLISCTNAVAQKAAEAALRGPQDVVEAMRQAYRRRRDMALDILRREGLYRYTPQGAFYLLVDVRGAGEDSYAVAKALLREEKVAVAPGEAFGAQGRGLVRVSLASSEEAIREGLTRLARFVRRPLHAPAAGDD; via the coding sequence GTGAAGCCGCTTGCGCGTGTCGCCGCCGAGATCCCCCCGCAGGGGGTCCGGGTCATCTTCGAGCTGGCCTGGAAGATCCCGGACGCCATTCACCTGGAGGTCGGGGAGCCGAACTTCCCGACCCCGGCCCACATCGTCGAGGCGGCCGCACTGGCCGTCCGGGACGACCGCTGGCACCACTACACGCCGAACGCGGGGATCTGGTCCCTGCGCGAGGCCATCGCCGAGAAGATGCGTAGCCGCAACGGCCTGGAGGTCACACCCGAGCAGGTCGTCGTCCACGCGGGCGCCGTGGAGGGCATCGCCAGTATCCTTCTGGCGCTCGCCGAGGCCGGCGACGAGGTGCTGATCCCGGGCCTCGCCTGGCCGAACTACGAGATGTTCCTGCGCCTGCAGGGTGCCACGCCGGTCCCGTACCCGCTGCGCGAGGAGAACGGCTTCCTCCCCGACCCGGACGAGATCGCCCGTCGGATCACCCCGCGGACGAAGGCCCTCTTCATCAACACGCCGGGCAACCCCACCGGCGCCGTCTTCCCGGCCGAACTCCTGCGGACGCTCGTCGACCTCTGCCGGCGCTACGACCTGTACCTCGTCTCGGACGAGGTGTACGAGGACATCGTCTTCGACGCCCCGCACGTCAGCGCCGCCCGGTTCGACACGGACGGCCGGGTCATCACCCTGTCGGGGTTCTCGAAGGGGTACGCGATGACGGGCTGGCGGATCGGGTACACCGTGTCGCCGCCCCGCATCGCCGAGGTGATCACGAAGATCCAGGAACCCCTCATCTCCTGCACGAACGCGGTCGCCCAGAAGGCGGCCGAAGCCGCCCTGCGGGGCCCGCAGGACGTGGTCGAGGCGATGCGTCAGGCCTACCGGCGCCGGCGAGACATGGCCCTGGACATCCTGCGCCGGGAGGGGCTCTACCGCTACACGCCGCAGGGCGCGTTCTACCTCCTCGTCGACGTCCGCGGCGCCGGCGAGGACTCTTACGCCGTGGCCAAGGCCCTGCTCCGGGAGGAGAAGGTCGCGGTCGCGCCCGGCGAGGCCTTCGGCGCCCAGGGGCGCGGCCTGGTCCGGGTCTCTCTCGCCTCCAGCGAGGAGGCCATCCGCGAGGGGCTCACCCGGCTCGCCCGCTTCGTGCGCCGGCCGCTCCACGCCCCCGCCGCTGGCGACGACTGA
- the thiE gene encoding thiamine phosphate synthase yields the protein MTGGGRREALARRLRLYVLTDEGLSRGRPTDQVVAEAIAGGATAIQLRGKDWGGRRLVEVGRRLRELTREAGVLFFVNDRLDVALAVGADGVHLGQDDLPLAEARRVAGPDFLIGISVEDEAQALAAEAGGADYLGVGAVFPTGSKADAGEPIGVVGLARIARRVRIPVVAIGGIHAGNAAEVVRAGAAGVAVISAVVAAPDVRAAARALLDAVEAAAGTAAPGGRPDSRGA from the coding sequence ATGACCGGCGGCGGGCGCCGCGAGGCCCTGGCCCGGCGGCTGCGGCTCTACGTGCTGACGGACGAGGGCCTTTCGCGGGGGCGCCCCACCGACCAGGTGGTGGCGGAGGCCATCGCCGGGGGGGCGACGGCGATCCAGCTGCGCGGGAAGGACTGGGGTGGCCGGCGGCTGGTCGAGGTGGGTCGCCGCCTGCGCGAGCTGACCCGGGAGGCCGGGGTGCTCTTCTTCGTGAACGACCGGCTGGACGTGGCCCTGGCCGTCGGGGCCGATGGCGTCCACCTGGGCCAGGACGACCTGCCGCTGGCCGAGGCGCGGCGGGTCGCCGGGCCGGACTTCCTCATCGGCATCTCGGTGGAGGACGAGGCGCAGGCCCTGGCGGCAGAGGCGGGCGGCGCCGACTACCTCGGCGTCGGCGCCGTGTTCCCCACGGGCTCCAAGGCGGACGCGGGCGAGCCGATCGGCGTGGTAGGCCTGGCCCGCATCGCCCGGCGGGTGCGGATCCCCGTGGTGGCGATCGGCGGCATTCACGCGGGGAACGCCGCGGAAGTGGTGCGCGCCGGCGCGGCGGGGGTGGCCGTCATCTCCGCCGTGGTGGCCGCCCCCGACGTCCGCGCCGCCGCCCGCGCGCTCCTGGACGCCGTGGAGGCTGCGGCCGGAACGGCGGCGCCGGGCGGCAGGCCGGATTCCCGGGGGGCGTGA
- a CDS encoding RluA family pseudouridine synthase, producing the protein MSGLRELFRFTVEPEAAGLRLDTLLRRRFRVTSTLLRRVRHHGRVLVDGEPRRVVDPVPAGAEVVVLVEEEASPGVAPEPLPLEVVHEDADLLVVNKPPGQVVHPTRGVCGGTLANAAVHYLASRGEPAPVHPVNRLDRGTSGLVVFAKNAWAHAALAGRLERVYLAVASGRIEADALTIDQPIGRDPDHPVRRRVDPAGQPAVTRVRAVSRWPAATLCEVTLETGRTHQIRVHLAWAGHPLLGDALYGGPTDRLARPALHAWRVRFVHPRNRTLLSLEVPPPPDFQALLAALGAPEGGMG; encoded by the coding sequence GTGAGCGGGCTGCGCGAGCTCTTCCGCTTCACCGTCGAGCCGGAGGCCGCCGGCCTCCGGCTCGACACGCTGCTCCGCCGCCGCTTCCGGGTCACCTCCACGCTCCTGCGGCGGGTCCGCCACCACGGCCGGGTCCTGGTGGACGGCGAGCCCCGGCGGGTGGTGGACCCCGTCCCGGCGGGCGCGGAGGTCGTCGTCCTCGTGGAAGAGGAAGCCTCGCCCGGGGTGGCGCCGGAGCCGCTGCCGCTGGAGGTGGTCCACGAGGACGCCGACCTCCTGGTCGTGAACAAGCCGCCCGGCCAGGTGGTCCACCCCACCCGGGGGGTGTGCGGCGGCACGCTGGCGAATGCGGCCGTGCACTACCTGGCCTCGCGGGGCGAACCCGCGCCGGTGCATCCCGTGAACCGGCTCGACCGGGGTACTTCCGGGCTCGTGGTGTTCGCCAAGAACGCCTGGGCGCACGCCGCGCTGGCCGGGCGGCTGGAGCGGGTCTACCTGGCCGTGGCCTCGGGCCGGATCGAGGCCGATGCGCTCACGATCGACCAGCCCATCGGGCGCGACCCGGACCACCCCGTGCGCCGAAGGGTCGACCCTGCCGGCCAGCCGGCCGTGACCCGCGTCCGCGCGGTGAGCCGCTGGCCCGCCGCCACCCTGTGCGAGGTGACGCTCGAGACGGGCCGGACCCACCAGATCCGGGTACACCTGGCCTGGGCCGGGCACCCCCTGCTGGGCGACGCGCTGTACGGCGGCCCCACGGACCGGCTGGCCCGGCCGGCCCTGCACGCGTGGAGGGTGCGCTTCGTCCACCCGCGCAACCGGACGCTGCTGTCCCTGGAAGTTCCGCCGCCGCCGGACTTTCAGGCCCTCCTCGCCGCGCTCGGCGCCCCGGAGGGCGGGATGGGCTGA
- a CDS encoding NAD(P)/FAD-dependent oxidoreductase, with protein MSEHSADLYDITFIGGGPTGLFGIFYAGMRHARTKVIESLPELGGQLTALYPEKYIYDVGGFPEVLARDLVENLKKQAFTANPDCTVCLGERVIGLTREADGTFTLTTDKGTHRSRAVIITAGIGGFEPNRLPNEDAQRFEGKGVWYNIPELAWFQGKQVLVIGGGDSAVDYALMLEPIARHVTLIHRRDGFRAHDASVKKLAESSVEVKLFYELKSLSGDGWVREATIFDNRTKEETTIPVDAVVIGTGFKASLGAIKDWGLEMKGNQIVVNSKGETNIPGVYAAGDIAWYPGKIRLIATGFGEVATAVNNAKAFIDPGSAVFPGHSSEKSEEKKELSEKK; from the coding sequence ATGTCGGAGCACAGCGCAGACCTCTACGACATCACGTTCATCGGCGGCGGGCCGACGGGCCTGTTCGGCATCTTCTACGCCGGGATGCGGCACGCGCGCACGAAGGTGATCGAGAGCCTGCCGGAACTGGGCGGCCAGCTCACGGCTCTGTACCCCGAAAAGTACATCTATGACGTGGGCGGCTTCCCGGAGGTGCTGGCCAGGGACCTGGTCGAGAACCTGAAGAAGCAGGCGTTCACGGCCAACCCCGACTGCACGGTGTGCCTGGGCGAGCGCGTGATCGGCCTCACCAGGGAGGCGGACGGGACCTTCACCCTCACCACCGACAAGGGCACGCACCGGAGCCGGGCCGTCATCATCACCGCCGGCATCGGCGGGTTCGAGCCCAACCGCCTGCCGAACGAGGACGCGCAGCGCTTCGAGGGCAAGGGCGTCTGGTACAACATCCCCGAGCTGGCCTGGTTCCAGGGCAAGCAGGTCCTGGTCATCGGCGGCGGCGACTCCGCCGTGGACTACGCCCTCATGCTCGAGCCCATCGCCCGGCACGTCACCCTGATCCACCGCCGGGACGGCTTCCGGGCCCACGACGCCAGCGTGAAGAAGCTGGCCGAGTCCTCCGTCGAGGTCAAGCTGTTCTACGAGCTCAAGTCCCTCTCCGGCGACGGCTGGGTGCGGGAGGCCACGATCTTCGACAACCGCACCAAGGAGGAGACCACCATCCCGGTCGACGCCGTGGTGATCGGCACGGGCTTCAAGGCCTCCCTCGGGGCGATCAAGGACTGGGGCCTCGAGATGAAGGGCAACCAGATCGTGGTCAACTCCAAGGGAGAGACGAACATCCCGGGCGTGTACGCCGCCGGTGACATCGCGTGGTACCCCGGCAAGATCCGGTTGATCGCCACCGGCTTCGGGGAGGTCGCCACGGCCGTGAACAACGCCAAGGCGTTCATCGACCCCGGGTCGGCGGTGTTCCCCGGCCACTCCTCGGAGAAGAGCGAGGAGAAGAAGGAACTGAGCGAGAAGAAGTAG
- a CDS encoding radical SAM protein: MTIPVGSGVSAAEVTVAIYPHSLSVSIGGRHVSAFDATGRVFYTFEGRRTYKWGLSGQVLEKGWERGPAGLQHVRADLDEEGKQALLARVREAAAAARRAVGAGEARLVRAGETRPETDLTAVAAAWLERAAAYSWADHQATAERFRQVYRPVTILPPDQYLAVVLQATEGCSWNRCTFCNFYRDRPFRVRTAAQFAAHLDAVRAFLGPSLGLRRTVFLADANALVTPQPLLLSHMEAAARVFPVPPAGLAGGALAAWRREHPVHFEGFYSFLDVFTGSITKGRREFEEMARRGLRRVYVGLETGSADLLAFLNKPGTPADAVELVREMKAAGLAVGVIVMAGAGGDRYAARHVAETVRVVRAMGLGPGDIIYLSPFVEHPALEYAARARAEGVRALTEEEVGAQLETLRAALRSDPGPRVSLYDIREFIY, encoded by the coding sequence GTGACGATCCCCGTCGGGTCTGGCGTGTCGGCCGCCGAAGTGACGGTGGCGATCTATCCGCACTCCCTCTCGGTGAGCATCGGAGGGCGGCACGTCAGCGCGTTCGACGCCACCGGCCGGGTCTTCTACACCTTCGAAGGCCGGCGCACCTACAAGTGGGGGCTTTCCGGCCAGGTGCTCGAGAAGGGCTGGGAACGGGGGCCGGCCGGGTTGCAGCACGTGCGGGCCGACCTGGACGAAGAGGGAAAGCAGGCCCTTCTCGCCCGCGTGCGGGAAGCCGCCGCCGCCGCGCGGCGCGCGGTCGGAGCGGGGGAGGCCCGGCTGGTGCGGGCCGGCGAGACCCGTCCGGAGACGGACCTGACCGCCGTTGCCGCGGCCTGGCTCGAACGCGCCGCCGCGTACTCCTGGGCCGACCATCAGGCCACCGCCGAACGCTTCCGCCAGGTGTACCGGCCGGTGACCATCCTGCCGCCGGACCAGTACCTGGCCGTGGTGCTGCAGGCGACGGAAGGCTGCTCGTGGAACCGGTGCACCTTCTGCAACTTCTACCGGGACCGGCCGTTCCGGGTGCGGACGGCCGCCCAGTTCGCCGCCCACCTGGACGCGGTGCGGGCGTTCCTGGGGCCGTCCCTCGGCCTGCGCCGCACGGTCTTCCTCGCCGACGCCAACGCGCTGGTCACCCCGCAACCGCTCTTGCTGTCCCACATGGAGGCGGCGGCCCGGGTGTTCCCCGTGCCCCCGGCGGGGCTGGCCGGCGGAGCCCTTGCCGCCTGGCGCCGGGAGCACCCGGTCCACTTCGAGGGCTTCTACTCCTTCCTGGACGTCTTCACCGGCAGCATCACGAAGGGGCGCCGGGAGTTCGAGGAGATGGCGCGACGGGGCCTGCGGCGGGTCTACGTCGGGCTGGAGACGGGCAGCGCCGACCTGCTGGCCTTCCTCAACAAGCCGGGAACACCGGCCGACGCCGTGGAGCTCGTGCGGGAGATGAAGGCGGCGGGGCTGGCGGTCGGGGTGATCGTCATGGCCGGGGCCGGCGGGGACCGGTACGCCGCCCGGCACGTGGCGGAGACCGTCCGCGTCGTCCGGGCGATGGGGCTGGGGCCGGGGGACATCATCTACCTCTCGCCGTTCGTGGAGCACCCGGCCCTCGAGTACGCGGCGCGCGCCCGGGCCGAGGGCGTGCGGGCCCTGACGGAGGAGGAGGTCGGCGCCCAGCTAGAGACCCTGCGCGCCGCCCTCCGCTCCGACCCCGGTCCGCGCGTGTCGCTCTACGACATCCGGGAGTTCATCTACTGA